The following proteins are co-located in the Haloplanus sp. HW8-1 genome:
- a CDS encoding iron-containing alcohol dehydrogenase: MFSLGSLSETHTVRSPAHVEYGSGAVDALEPFASEHDADSALLVTDGELARSGVIDAPRARLESAGLDVEVYDGVAPEPKLSMAEAAAERVADHDLVVGVGGGSSMDTAKLAAALAVTDRPVRDLLGTDNVPAPTGPLALVPTTAGTGSEVTDVGVFADQRDGGVKKVVFSSQLFADLAAVDPDLTKTLPPGVAAATGLDALTHAIESYVSLLRTPYTDTLALRAIELVAENLRPAVTQGPANDAARANMSLAAMLAGQAFVNSGLGAVHALTYPLGMECDLGHGLANGVLLPHVMRYNVPAEVERFADVAAALGVERRSGESERAFADRSVDATFDLLEDVDVPTSIAAVGEFDRETFAAFADVAFEHSEHNIERNPREMDREDVIAVFEAAAAGR, from the coding sequence ATGTTCTCACTCGGCTCGCTCAGCGAGACCCACACCGTCCGCAGCCCCGCCCACGTCGAGTACGGATCGGGCGCCGTCGACGCCCTCGAACCGTTCGCGTCCGAGCACGACGCCGACTCGGCGTTGCTGGTGACAGACGGGGAGTTGGCCCGGAGTGGCGTGATCGACGCGCCCCGGGCACGCCTCGAATCGGCCGGCCTCGACGTCGAGGTGTACGACGGCGTGGCGCCCGAGCCGAAGTTGTCGATGGCCGAGGCGGCCGCCGAACGCGTGGCTGATCACGACCTCGTCGTCGGTGTCGGCGGCGGGAGTTCGATGGACACCGCGAAGCTCGCGGCGGCGCTCGCCGTCACCGATCGGCCGGTCAGGGACCTGCTCGGGACCGACAACGTGCCGGCCCCGACGGGGCCGCTGGCGCTGGTACCGACCACGGCGGGGACGGGCAGCGAGGTGACCGACGTCGGTGTCTTCGCCGACCAGCGCGACGGCGGGGTGAAGAAAGTCGTCTTCTCGTCGCAGCTGTTCGCCGACCTCGCGGCGGTCGATCCCGACCTGACCAAAACGTTGCCGCCGGGGGTCGCGGCGGCGACGGGGCTCGACGCGCTGACCCACGCCATCGAGAGCTACGTCTCCCTCCTCCGGACGCCGTACACGGACACGCTGGCGCTGCGAGCGATCGAACTCGTCGCGGAGAACTTGCGGCCGGCGGTGACACAGGGTCCCGCCAACGACGCGGCCCGCGCGAACATGAGCCTCGCGGCCATGCTCGCCGGGCAGGCGTTCGTCAACTCCGGACTGGGCGCGGTACACGCCCTCACCTACCCGCTCGGCATGGAGTGTGATCTGGGTCACGGCCTGGCCAACGGCGTCTTGCTCCCGCACGTGATGCGGTACAACGTACCGGCGGAGGTCGAGCGGTTCGCCGACGTGGCGGCGGCACTCGGCGTGGAACGGCGCTCCGGCGAGTCCGAGCGAGCGTTCGCCGACCGGAGCGTCGACGCGACCTTCGACCTGCTCGAAGACGTGGACGTGCCGACGAGTATCGCCGCAGTCGGCGAGTTCGACCGGGAGACGTTCGCGGCGTTCGCGGACGTGGCGTTCGAGCACTCCGAGCACAACATCGAGCGGAACCCCCGTGAGATGGATCGGGAGGACGTGATCGCCGTGTTCGAGGCGGCGGCCGCGGGCCGCTAG